One Salvia splendens isolate huo1 chromosome 22, SspV2, whole genome shotgun sequence DNA segment encodes these proteins:
- the LOC121787834 gene encoding uncharacterized protein LOC121787834, which yields MERLIYSNSLPLNRRLNSPFLPQLAQADSPQRLGPPPFPRRLKSVSCRINVNSSGIFPRRGVDDSPEINLEPVVDSGNVSAPEPGFLKWFAQKLSRQQKLVNAGKVILLSAFILTFLHPATVSPAFASFQTEAKSGGPAAAAVGSTLVRSEFLSSAWTGFFAGCLHTLSGPDHLAALAPLSIGRTKMESAAVGALWGCGHDAGQLLFGLLFLLLKDRLHIEVIRNWGTRVVGLTLLVIGGMGIREASEVPVPCVALENGECDVSEYEDLVSQPVGKKKIGFATFATGIVHGLQPDALMMILPALALPSRLAGAAFLLMFLVGTVIAMGSYTVFIGSCSEALKERVPRITEKLTWASSLIAIALGLALLVSQYFGFSLY from the exons ATGGAGAGGTTGATCTACTCTAATTCCCTTCCTCTCAACCGCCGCCTCAATTCGCCGTTTCTTCCACAGCTCGCTCAAGCAGACTCGCCCCAGAGGCTCGGACCGCCTCCGTTTCCGCGCCGATTGAAGTCGGTTTCCTGCAGGATCAATGTGAACAGCTCCGGGATATTCCCCCGCAGAGGTGTGGATGATTCGCCGGAGATCAATTTGGAGCCTGTTGTGGATTCGGGGAATGTGTCTGCGCCGGAGCCCGGGTTTCTCAAATGGTTTGCTCAGAAATTGTCTCGGCAACAGAAG TTGGTTAACGCTGGGAAGGTAATACTACTATCAGCATTCATTTTAACGTTTCTCCATCCAGCTACTGTATCTCCAGCCTTTGCAAGTTTCCAAACAGAAGCCAAATCAGGAGGTCCAGCTGCAGCTGCAGTTGGTAGCACTCTCGTCCGCAGTGAGTTTTTAAGCAGTGCGTGGACGGGCTTTTTTGCTGGCTGTCTGCACACGCTATCTGGCCCAGATCACCTTGCTGCATTAGCACCACTCTCAATCGGCCGcacaaaaatggaaagtgctGCTGTTGGTGCTCTATGGGGATGTGGGCACGATGCTGGCCAGTTACTGTTCGGCCTGTTGTTTTTACTCTTGAAAGACCGACTTCATATTGAGGTAATCAGAAATTGGGGAACCAGAGTCGTGGGCTTAACTCTGCTCGTTATTGGTGGAATGGGGATCCGGGAAGCTTCAGAGGTCCCTGTGCCTTGTGTCGCCTTAGAAAATGGCGAATGTGATGTTAGTGAGTACGAAGACCTTGTGAGCCAGCCAGTTGGAAAGAAGAAGATTGGGTTTGCTACATTTGCCACAGGAATTGTTCACGGGCTTCAGCCTGATGCGTTGATGATGATCTTACCCGCACTTGCTTTGCCTTCCCGACTAGCTGGTGCTGCGTTTTTGTTGATGTTTCTAGTCGGGACTGTCATTGCGATGGGAAGTTATACCGTCTTTATAGGCTCATGTAGCGAGGCGCTGAAGGAGAGAGTTCCTCGGATAACGGAGAAGCTAACATGGGCATCTTCCCTCATCGCGATCGCGCTTGGGCTTGCTCTTCTAGTTAGCCAGTATTTTGGATTTAGTCTCTATTGA
- the LOC121785789 gene encoding rac-like GTP-binding protein 5, whose translation MSASRFIKCVTVGDGAVGKTCLLISYTSNTFPTDYVPTVFDNFSANVVVDGSTVNLGLWDTAGQEDYNRLRPLSYRGADVFILAFSLISKASYENVSKKWIPELRHYAPGVPIILVGTKLDLREDKQFFVDHPGAVPITTAQGEDLKKSIGAAAYIECSAKTQQNVKAVFDAAIKVVLQPPKQKKKKKRKGQKACRIL comes from the exons ATGAGCGCTTCTAGGTTTATTAAGTGCGTGACGGTGGGCGACGGAGCTGTGGGTAAAACTTGCTTGCTCATTTCTTACACTAGCAACACTTTTCCCACT GATTACGTCCCGACTGTTTTCGATAATTTCAGTGCCAATGTCGTTGTGGACGGAAGCACTGTTAATCTGGGATTGTGGGATACTGCTG GTCAAGAGGATTACAACAGATTGAGACCGTTGAGCTACCGTGGAGCTGATGTCTTCATACTCGCCTTCTCTCTTATTAGCAAGGCCAGCTATGAGAATGTCTCTAAGAAG TGGATTCCTGAATTAAGGCATTATGCTCCTGGAGTTCCAATAATCCTTGTGGGGACAAAGCTTG ATCTTCGAGAGGATAAGCAGTTCTTTGTGGACCACCCGGGAGCAGTGCCCATTACGACAGCACAG GGAGAGGACTTGAAGAAATCGATTGGAGCTGCTGCTTACATCGAATGCAGTGCTAAGACACAACAG AATGTGAAAGCTGTCTTCGATGCAGCAATCAAGGTTGTTTTGCAGCCACCCaagcaaaagaagaaaaagaagagaaagggCCAAAAGGCTTGCAGGATATTATAA